The following coding sequences are from one Mesorhizobium onobrychidis window:
- a CDS encoding phage adaptor protein has protein sequence MSRVLKAKEICERALRLIGKFPTTESAPDGEDLREAMFWLDLIMAQVAGTTRLFFLIPASITLTLVAGQQAYLLSDEIEEFPDNGFQFPVAAWLEDADGNRTPLTIVARDTWLEKSKLSTTGTPCEVYIDRLPDPTLYTYPTIEATDTDVYTIVLDFQSYAPNVAPGGVSGTRPEGTVETLFRQAWQRWLVYKLAVDIGGGAVVKLPEQSLARFEREELKAFSGLEAFENREHDTESPTTEPFGMEDC, from the coding sequence ATGTCGCGCGTCCTCAAAGCCAAGGAAATCTGCGAGCGCGCTCTTCGCCTGATCGGGAAGTTCCCGACGACGGAGAGCGCTCCCGACGGCGAGGATCTGCGCGAGGCGATGTTCTGGCTCGACCTGATCATGGCGCAAGTCGCAGGCACCACCAGGTTGTTCTTTTTGATCCCGGCGAGCATCACCCTGACGCTTGTCGCGGGCCAGCAAGCCTATCTGCTTTCCGACGAGATCGAGGAGTTCCCCGACAACGGGTTTCAGTTCCCGGTCGCAGCATGGCTGGAAGACGCCGACGGCAACCGCACGCCGCTGACCATCGTGGCGCGCGATACATGGCTGGAAAAGTCAAAGCTCTCGACCACGGGCACGCCTTGCGAGGTCTATATCGACCGGCTGCCCGATCCGACCCTCTACACCTATCCGACGATCGAGGCGACCGACACGGACGTCTACACGATCGTCCTCGATTTCCAGTCCTACGCGCCCAACGTCGCACCGGGCGGCGTCAGCGGCACCAGGCCGGAGGGCACGGTCGAGACGCTGTTCCGGCAGGCTTGGCAGCGCTGGCTGGTCTATAAGCTCGCGGTCGACATCGGCGGCGGCGCCGTCGTCAAACTGCCCGAGCAGAGCCTTGCGCGCTTTGAGCGCGAGGAGCTCAAGGCGTTCTCCGGCCTCGAGGCTTTCGAAAACCGTGAGCACGACACCGAATCCCCGACGACAGAACCCTTTGGAATGGAGGATTGCTGA
- a CDS encoding N4-gp56 family major capsid protein, protein MSATDFGALTIAQKRVWAAETWQAGRDESFWFANGYIGKSDSDMNSVIQRVTKLTETERGLECVMQLVQDLQGDGVVGDNELDGNEEAMINDAQVIRIDQLRHGTKSKGEMAEQATVIRFRAQSKEKLAFWLSDKMDELMFLTLSGRAYTLKTNGATRTGSQLPSLRFGADVAAPSTNRILFGGSATSEGSITSSDKMSWATIVRANTQAAEKRLRPIRSGGRSYYVMVLHPRQRRDLVLDPTYQTIMRTAEKPGGDNKLFTGAMATIDGTIIYQHNKVFNTSGLASASKWGAGGLIDGAQALYLGAQAGGIATIGNTFWRESDKTDYGNRPGIGSGRKIGMLKPQFKSIYDSNNREDFGTIAIKTAAAA, encoded by the coding sequence ATGTCCGCTACTGACTTCGGCGCCCTCACCATCGCTCAGAAACGAGTGTGGGCCGCAGAAACCTGGCAAGCCGGCCGCGACGAGTCGTTCTGGTTTGCCAACGGCTATATCGGCAAGTCCGATTCCGACATGAACTCCGTCATCCAGCGCGTGACGAAGCTCACCGAAACCGAACGTGGCCTGGAATGCGTCATGCAGCTTGTGCAGGACCTTCAGGGCGACGGTGTCGTCGGCGACAACGAACTCGACGGCAACGAAGAGGCGATGATCAACGACGCACAGGTCATCCGCATCGACCAGCTTCGCCACGGCACCAAGTCCAAGGGCGAAATGGCCGAGCAGGCGACCGTCATCCGGTTCCGCGCTCAGTCCAAGGAAAAGCTGGCGTTCTGGCTCTCCGACAAGATGGACGAACTGATGTTCCTCACCTTGTCGGGCCGTGCCTATACGCTGAAGACGAACGGTGCGACCCGCACAGGCTCGCAACTTCCCTCGCTGCGCTTCGGCGCGGACGTGGCGGCTCCCTCGACCAACCGCATTCTCTTCGGCGGTTCGGCGACCAGCGAAGGCTCGATCACCTCGTCTGACAAGATGTCGTGGGCGACCATCGTGCGCGCCAACACCCAGGCGGCTGAAAAGCGTCTTCGCCCGATCCGTTCGGGCGGTCGCAGCTACTATGTGATGGTCCTCCACCCGCGTCAGCGCCGCGACCTGGTGCTCGACCCGACCTACCAGACCATCATGCGCACGGCGGAAAAGCCCGGCGGCGACAACAAGCTGTTCACCGGCGCCATGGCGACGATCGACGGCACCATCATCTATCAGCACAACAAGGTGTTCAACACTTCCGGCCTCGCTTCGGCCTCGAAGTGGGGCGCCGGCGGGCTGATCGATGGTGCTCAGGCGCTCTATCTCGGCGCCCAGGCCGGCGGCATTGCCACGATCGGCAATACCTTCTGGCGTGAAAGCGACAAGACCGACTACGGCAACCGGCCGGGCATCGGTTCGGGCCGCAAGATCGGCATGCTGAAGCCTCAGTTCAAGTCGATCTACGACTCGAACAACCGCGAGGATTTCGGCACGATCGCCATCAAGACCGCCGCCGCAGCGTAA
- a CDS encoding portal protein has protein sequence MKYGPTPTDKLPEQDQTKVMILAERHQRASWAHNKWAESAKVAVDFFEGRQWTAKALADMAAQKRPALTFNVIAPLVRLILGYHANNKTDITFSPGSDARSSEEIAEILSRLEKNAAMSTGLKFVDGEVFLDGIVAGRGFYKTVLDFENNDLGEISTTGQDPFATYIDPDADTYDLNDSAAYIQTAKMVSIDEIEGTFGKKVAGLVRPFTQGHTPVAPVTSMMVGDEVSPVRTFGQRDETSNEWWDTFYGTMGDFVDTYRKTIKIIQSEHRVTEQRNVCIDLETGDKKVLPVDWNRDRIEKILYYGQSIGNPLIVERRQVTRLQCTTMVGDMLLHDAPSPYDTYSIAGYFPYFRRGMTRGAVEDLIDPQKEKNKRRSVEVEVTSKLSNGGWSYHESSLDPVQERKLKNFGASPGYMMKWKGEHEPKQMSPAAPAMAHERLEQKAQDDIRTISGINESALGELDRVQSGRAIEARQRQAVIAIQLYMDNFTRTKTILGGKHLELFQNHYTEKRMYRVLGEDGKFTQVLINQMQTDPLSGIKRILNDITIGKYSAVVDEQPLSSTFANAQFEEMMLLLEKMGPAIGPALPAFADLIVDMSSLPRKTEWIERFKAMQGQMMQPPGAPGAPGAPPQLPPPAGPAG, from the coding sequence ATGAAATACGGCCCAACCCCGACCGACAAGCTGCCCGAGCAGGATCAGACGAAAGTCATGATCCTCGCCGAACGGCATCAGCGCGCCTCGTGGGCTCACAACAAATGGGCCGAGAGCGCCAAGGTGGCGGTCGACTTCTTCGAAGGCAGGCAGTGGACCGCCAAGGCGCTGGCCGACATGGCGGCACAGAAGCGGCCGGCGCTGACCTTCAACGTCATTGCACCGCTGGTCCGCCTCATTCTCGGCTACCACGCCAACAACAAGACCGACATCACCTTCAGCCCGGGCTCTGATGCGCGATCGAGCGAAGAGATTGCCGAGATCCTGAGCCGGTTGGAAAAGAACGCGGCCATGTCCACCGGCCTGAAGTTCGTCGACGGCGAGGTGTTCCTCGACGGCATCGTCGCTGGCCGAGGCTTCTACAAGACCGTGCTCGACTTCGAAAACAACGACCTGGGCGAGATCAGCACCACAGGGCAGGACCCGTTCGCCACCTACATCGATCCGGACGCCGACACCTACGACCTCAACGATTCGGCCGCCTACATCCAGACCGCGAAAATGGTCTCGATCGATGAGATCGAAGGCACGTTCGGCAAGAAGGTGGCCGGCCTGGTGCGGCCCTTCACGCAAGGCCATACGCCTGTCGCTCCCGTCACGTCCATGATGGTCGGCGACGAGGTTTCGCCGGTGCGCACCTTCGGCCAGCGCGACGAGACCAGCAATGAATGGTGGGACACGTTCTACGGCACGATGGGCGATTTCGTCGACACGTACCGCAAGACGATCAAGATCATCCAGTCCGAGCACCGCGTCACCGAGCAGCGCAACGTCTGCATAGACCTCGAGACGGGCGACAAGAAGGTGCTGCCGGTCGACTGGAACAGGGATCGGATCGAAAAAATCCTCTACTACGGCCAGTCGATCGGCAACCCGCTTATCGTCGAGCGCCGGCAGGTCACCAGGCTGCAATGCACCACGATGGTTGGCGACATGCTGCTGCACGACGCGCCGTCGCCCTACGACACCTATTCGATCGCTGGCTATTTTCCCTATTTTCGCAGGGGTATGACGCGCGGTGCGGTCGAGGACCTGATCGATCCGCAGAAGGAGAAGAACAAGCGCCGCTCGGTCGAGGTCGAGGTCACGTCGAAGCTGTCGAACGGCGGCTGGTCCTATCACGAGAGCAGCCTTGACCCGGTGCAGGAGCGCAAGCTCAAGAATTTCGGCGCCTCGCCGGGCTACATGATGAAGTGGAAAGGCGAGCACGAGCCCAAGCAGATGTCGCCGGCCGCCCCGGCCATGGCGCATGAGCGCCTTGAGCAGAAGGCGCAGGACGATATCCGCACCATCTCGGGCATCAACGAGAGCGCGCTCGGCGAGCTCGACCGCGTCCAGTCGGGCAGGGCGATCGAGGCAAGGCAGCGCCAGGCCGTCATCGCCATCCAGCTCTACATGGACAATTTCACGCGGACCAAGACCATCCTGGGCGGCAAGCACCTGGAATTGTTCCAGAACCACTACACCGAAAAGCGCATGTACCGCGTGCTCGGCGAGGATGGGAAGTTCACGCAGGTCCTCATCAACCAGATGCAGACCGACCCGCTGAGCGGGATCAAGCGCATCCTCAACGACATCACCATCGGCAAGTATTCGGCCGTTGTCGACGAGCAGCCGCTTTCCTCGACCTTCGCCAATGCGCAGTTCGAAGAGATGATGCTGCTTCTTGAAAAGATGGGCCCGGCGATCGGCCCGGCGCTGCCGGCCTTTGCCGACCTGATCGTCGACATGTCGTCGCTGCCGCGCAAGACCGAATGGATCGAGCGTTTCAAGGCCATGCAAGGCCAGATGATGCAACCACCAGGAGCGCCGGGCGCGCCTGGCGCACCGCCGCAACTTCCACCCCCAGCCGGTCCCGCCGGCTAA
- a CDS encoding class I SAM-dependent methyltransferase, protein MMARKLLLSVYKAMPPALQKHASLYREALLSARLMRTRSSVRECNVCGYVGNFKAFGFPSRLDARCPQCNSLERHRLFKMWFDENKDRIASKSALHFAPETAVTSFLKPLVSKYVTADLYASLAEIVLNIEAIDLPDNSFDLVICSHVLEHVDDRKALREMHRILTPGGIALLMTPVIEGWPETYENPAITSPQDRALHYGQFDHVRYFGSDIRARITDAGFALSEYTAVEPYVHKHALTRGEKIFVASKADLPAL, encoded by the coding sequence ATGATGGCGCGTAAACTACTTTTGTCCGTCTACAAGGCGATGCCGCCCGCACTTCAGAAGCATGCATCGCTCTATCGGGAGGCGCTGCTGTCTGCACGGCTGATGCGGACGCGTTCGAGTGTTCGAGAGTGCAACGTCTGCGGCTACGTCGGGAACTTCAAAGCCTTTGGTTTTCCGTCCAGGCTCGATGCGCGGTGTCCGCAATGCAACTCGCTAGAACGTCATCGTCTATTCAAGATGTGGTTCGATGAGAACAAAGACCGGATAGCGTCAAAATCCGCGCTGCACTTCGCCCCCGAGACCGCGGTGACCAGTTTCCTCAAACCGCTGGTTTCGAAATACGTCACGGCCGATCTGTACGCCTCGCTTGCCGAAATCGTGCTGAACATCGAAGCCATCGACCTGCCCGACAACTCCTTCGATCTGGTCATCTGCTCGCATGTTCTTGAGCATGTTGACGACCGGAAGGCGCTCCGGGAGATGCACCGGATCCTCACACCAGGCGGGATTGCGCTCCTCATGACACCGGTTATCGAGGGGTGGCCAGAAACCTACGAAAACCCCGCTATTACCAGCCCGCAGGACCGAGCGCTGCACTATGGGCAGTTCGATCATGTGCGCTATTTCGGTTCAGACATCCGCGCCCGGATCACCGATGCCGGGTTTGCATTGAGCGAATACACGGCGGTCGAACCTTACGTCCACAAGCACGCCCTGACCCGTGGCGAGAAGATCTTCGTTGCGTCTAAGGCAGATTTGCCAGCGCTGTGA
- a CDS encoding terminase small subunit: MSDLTPKQVRFVEEYLIDLNATQAAIRAGYSAKTAKSQGQRLLTNVDVGAALAEAQQKRSLVTGITAERVLTELAKIGFSDIRNVVRWRSNVSAMVEDEETGEQRLAITNEVALINSDDLTDEAASCISEISQTEKGGLKIKLHDKRAALVDMGKHLGLFDGDGKVPPAVNVTINNIDVQITQVRTDLTEIFGDALPRASSDDTPRVN; the protein is encoded by the coding sequence GTGTCTGATCTCACTCCAAAGCAGGTCCGGTTCGTCGAGGAATACCTGATCGACCTCAACGCGACGCAGGCCGCCATCAGGGCAGGCTACAGCGCGAAGACGGCGAAATCTCAGGGCCAGCGCCTGTTGACCAATGTTGACGTAGGTGCGGCGCTCGCTGAAGCGCAGCAGAAACGGTCGCTGGTCACCGGCATAACGGCCGAGCGCGTGCTGACCGAACTGGCGAAGATCGGGTTTTCAGACATCCGCAACGTCGTCCGCTGGCGTTCCAACGTCTCAGCGATGGTCGAGGATGAAGAGACGGGCGAGCAGCGGCTTGCCATCACCAATGAGGTCGCGCTGATCAACAGCGACGATCTTACCGACGAAGCGGCCAGTTGCATTTCCGAGATCAGCCAGACCGAAAAGGGCGGGCTCAAGATCAAGCTTCACGACAAGCGCGCGGCGCTGGTCGACATGGGTAAGCACCTCGGGCTGTTCGACGGCGACGGCAAGGTTCCTCCGGCCGTCAACGTCACGATCAACAACATCGATGTGCAGATCACCCAGGTGCGCACCGATTTGACGGAGATCTTCGGCGATGCTCTCCCGCGAGCTTCTTCCGACGACACGCCTCGGGTCAATTGA
- the nusG gene encoding transcription termination/antitermination protein NusG: protein MKAPHWYVIRPTFRGEIRCADEMKAAEIEYFLPMYGRWTLVRHTKGRRKEVRLPLLPGYLFGRLSGDDFTKLHDRRHFRHFDAIVKPLNAPRPVFVDDAKIEQLRAECEAGRFDQGKARSGEGYLPGDRILINEGPLAGTWATFKDGKTKPGCVRVIIDRMFGKDTVTRIEEAFIEAA, encoded by the coding sequence ATGAAAGCCCCACACTGGTACGTGATCCGCCCGACGTTTCGCGGCGAGATCCGCTGCGCCGACGAGATGAAGGCGGCAGAGATCGAGTATTTCCTGCCAATGTATGGCCGCTGGACGCTGGTCCGCCACACCAAGGGCCGCCGCAAAGAGGTTCGGCTGCCGTTGCTGCCGGGTTATCTCTTCGGCCGCCTGTCCGGCGACGATTTCACCAAACTGCACGACCGTCGCCACTTCCGTCACTTCGATGCGATCGTGAAGCCGCTCAACGCGCCGCGCCCGGTCTTTGTCGACGACGCGAAGATCGAGCAGCTGCGCGCCGAGTGCGAGGCCGGCAGGTTCGACCAGGGCAAGGCTCGCAGCGGCGAGGGCTATCTGCCCGGCGACCGCATCCTGATCAACGAAGGACCGCTCGCCGGCACATGGGCGACGTTCAAGGACGGCAAGACCAAGCCTGGCTGCGTCCGCGTCATCATCGACCGCATGTTCGGCAAGGACACCGTGACGCGGATCGAGGAAGCCTTCATCGAGGCGGCGTGA
- a CDS encoding helix-turn-helix domain-containing protein: MSSRAWTWRHAITQSDLPATTRHVLLTLSCFMNEVGEGCYPTQDDLAKATGLTERAVRTHTEIAVEKGWLKRQEHGFRGQKWKNYEYSALWPDPQDVGKGPEPRSAPSDEAPEPHSKAPEPRSAKDRKDVPPTSPDYSNTTPPERASAPWEGDFNLFWEEWPVLLRPDNRHHCAGIFRNLSEEARAAAIAQAANYRKLMACRKKPPRMVTYLRERLFAELDGSPAFDDEGRFIITPDRPEWSAWLGNIRSRFGERGVQSIVKGGRYLAPSRWPDAKAQAAA, translated from the coding sequence ATGAGCAGCCGCGCATGGACATGGCGGCACGCGATCACGCAGTCGGACCTTCCGGCTACGACCCGCCATGTCTTGCTGACGCTGTCGTGCTTCATGAACGAAGTCGGCGAGGGCTGCTACCCGACGCAGGATGACCTCGCCAAGGCGACTGGCCTGACCGAGCGGGCGGTCAGAACGCACACAGAAATCGCCGTCGAAAAGGGCTGGCTGAAGCGTCAGGAGCACGGGTTTCGCGGCCAGAAATGGAAAAATTATGAATATTCCGCGCTTTGGCCGGACCCACAAGATGTTGGAAAAGGACCGGAACCACGTTCCGCACCTTCTGACGAAGCACCGGAACCTCATTCCAAAGCACCGGAACCACGTTCCGCCAAGGACCGGAAGGACGTTCCGCCTACCAGTCCAGACTATTCCAATACCACTCCACCAGAGCGCGCGAGCGCGCCGTGGGAGGGGGATTTCAATTTGTTTTGGGAAGAGTGGCCTGTCCTGCTTCGTCCCGACAATCGTCACCACTGCGCCGGCATCTTCCGCAACCTTTCGGAGGAAGCGCGCGCCGCGGCGATCGCCCAGGCTGCGAACTATCGCAAGCTGATGGCCTGCCGCAAGAAGCCGCCGCGCATGGTCACGTATCTGCGCGAGCGGCTGTTCGCCGAGCTCGACGGCTCGCCGGCCTTCGACGACGAGGGAAGGTTCATCATCACCCCCGACCGGCCGGAGTGGTCGGCATGGCTCGGCAACATTCGCTCCCGCTTCGGCGAGCGCGGCGTTCAGTCGATCGTCAAGGGCGGACGTTACCTGGCGCCATCCCGCTGGCCCGATGCGAAGGCACAAGCAGCAGCATGA